One Peptostreptococcus equinus genomic window carries:
- a CDS encoding sigma factor — translation MIDVDVMKYKDMIFKIIQNYNSRWLDEDDMFQEGCIGVMYAYNSYNAKSDMSFDTWVYNCIRWQISKAIYGDRKAKDINIISTNTPINNETETELIDLIEDSNNNDFYDIENKLMYEFYIDEFYRVLEGDCLKVMIYMFENDEYNWSKALKYNGINTNMRTDIKIKIQRNLRKSAYIRNRLD, via the coding sequence TTGATAGATGTTGATGTAATGAAATATAAAGATATGATCTTTAAAATAATACAAAATTATAATTCAAGGTGGTTAGATGAAGATGACATGTTTCAAGAAGGATGTATAGGGGTTATGTATGCATACAATAGCTACAATGCTAAGTCTGATATGTCCTTTGATACATGGGTCTATAATTGCATTAGATGGCAAATATCAAAAGCTATATACGGCGATAGAAAGGCCAAAGACATCAATATAATATCAACTAATACTCCCATTAATAATGAAACCGAAACAGAGTTAATCGATTTAATAGAGGATAGTAACAATAATGATTTTTATGATATAGAAAACAAATTGATGTACGAGTTTTATATTGATGAATTTTATAGAGTATTAGAAGGTGATTGCTTGAAAGTAATGATATATATGTTTGAAAATGATGAATATAATTGGTCAAAGGCTTTAAAATACAATGGTATTAACACTAATATGCGTACCGACATAAAGATTAAAATACAAAGAAATCTTAGAAAAAGTGCTTATATTAGAAATAGACTAGATTGA
- a CDS encoding SH3 domain-containing protein → MKKIIILLLAFFLPLGVVGCKKEEKKQAKKSITMEENLKEDIGKKSAKLYSQALDKASEYNYGDNNQNADKYEYSIVKMDGDEVSQLVIVKLTEYHERWVKIFSYDKKDNKLIEIDEPIQYGASGSLRANLKTKDDGDGLIYWQTVPGNMDTIIEKIKIKDNKLSREKIWEGKFDDSPKDDNAKDINFISIDDRSQIDELAGKKIQKEEVNKKLNSSTQGSEQEDKLDVIIEREKNAGRFVLYGKISIMSPEQLIKYQRIAEQGIPKSNLGIDESEYAIFIPSSSQKISLPTSDGRRNNSAPEIIATSVEDVRAYNGKNVVVSLGPNDGAWPSDTRLPLGQPYAKIKVLGLGTESASKSISKTQQKNSEFEENNIKKREAQEAEYAKGKDFVIHAKNTNMRARPDINSAIIKTLLSGTKIHVIDTSIDHPTRIWYKVTYDGVTGWISNRTINGELN, encoded by the coding sequence ATGAAAAAAATTATTATCTTATTGTTGGCATTTTTCTTACCACTAGGAGTAGTTGGATGTAAAAAAGAAGAGAAAAAACAAGCGAAAAAATCTATAACCATGGAAGAAAATCTTAAGGAAGATATTGGAAAAAAATCTGCGAAATTGTACAGCCAAGCTTTAGATAAAGCTAGTGAATATAATTATGGGGACAATAATCAGAACGCAGATAAATATGAGTATTCTATTGTAAAAATGGATGGAGATGAGGTATCTCAATTAGTCATTGTAAAGCTGACAGAATATCATGAAAGGTGGGTAAAAATATTCTCTTATGATAAGAAAGATAATAAATTAATAGAGATAGATGAACCCATACAGTATGGTGCATCAGGAAGTTTAAGAGCTAATCTGAAGACAAAAGATGATGGAGATGGATTGATATATTGGCAAACTGTACCAGGAAATATGGATACTATTATAGAAAAAATCAAAATAAAAGATAATAAATTAAGCCGAGAAAAAATTTGGGAGGGTAAATTTGATGATTCTCCAAAAGATGATAATGCCAAAGATATAAATTTTATAAGTATAGATGATAGAAGTCAAATAGATGAATTAGCAGGTAAAAAAATACAAAAAGAAGAAGTAAATAAGAAACTAAATAGTTCTACCCAAGGAAGTGAACAGGAAGATAAATTAGATGTGATAATTGAGAGAGAAAAAAATGCAGGTAGATTTGTTTTATATGGTAAAATTTCAATAATGAGTCCTGAACAATTGATAAAATATCAACGTATAGCAGAACAAGGAATTCCTAAATCAAACTTGGGAATTGATGAATCGGAATATGCAATATTTATACCATCAAGCTCACAGAAGATATCATTACCAACTTCAGATGGCAGACGTAATAATTCTGCTCCTGAAATAATAGCTACATCTGTAGAAGATGTAAGAGCTTATAATGGTAAAAATGTTGTAGTAAGTCTGGGTCCAAATGATGGTGCATGGCCTTCTGATACTAGATTACCTCTAGGTCAGCCATATGCGAAGATTAAGGTTTTGGGCTTAGGAACAGAGTCCGCTTCAAAATCAATTTCTAAAACACAACAAAAAAATAGTGAATTTGAAGAAAATAATATTAAAAAAAGAGAAGCTCAGGAGGCTGAATATGCAAAAGGAAAAGACTTTGTAATACATGCAAAAAATACAAATATGAGAGCTAGGCCAGATATTAACTCAGCTATAATAAAAACACTCTTATCGGGTACAAAGATTCATGTTATTGATACAAGCATTGATCATCCTACTAGAATTTGGTACAAGGTAACATATGATGGTGTTACGGGATGGATTTCAAATAGGACTATAAATGGAGAGTTGAATTAA
- a CDS encoding DUF3923 family protein, with product MEYIGNTKFIFLVFLFIRTVDGHNAIQTLEIKRITFAVFRIFYLGILVIEWGIYSIVCFLIYIILLALYLTHSK from the coding sequence ATTGAATATATTGGAAATACTAAATTTATATTTTTAGTATTTCTTTTTATTAGAACTGTAGATGGTCATAATGCTATACAAACATTAGAAATAAAGAGGATTACCTTTGCTGTATTTAGGATTTTTTATCTTGGTATTCTGGTAATAGAGTGGGGAATTTATTCTATAGTATGTTTTTTAATTTATATAATTTTACTGGCTTTATATTTAACTCATTCAAAATAG
- a CDS encoding helix-turn-helix domain-containing protein, with translation MIKNNLSKIMGEKLMKVSDVSENTGVSRQTIANIYNRRSSGIQFDTLNSLCTHLDCGISDIFEYVPDSDVD, from the coding sequence ATGATTAAAAATAATTTATCTAAAATCATGGGAGAAAAGTTAATGAAGGTATCAGATGTATCAGAAAATACCGGAGTATCAAGACAAACAATAGCAAATATATACAACAGAAGATCTAGTGGTATACAGTTTGATACACTAAATTCTCTTTGTACACATTTAGATTGTGGAATATCTGATATATTTGAGTATGTTCCAGATTCTGATGTCGATTAA
- a CDS encoding tyrosine-type recombinase/integrase, with the protein MARKNGNGQGCIYKKKVDSNGKCTLWGANIMIGYNENGKKKVKTFYGKTQKEVSEKLDKYKRDLLLNSSSIDYDDITVQDYYYTWLMDRKSTYKPNSFKDYEGIYRLYINNTPLGNIKLKKLSQLYLKRHYKDLMNNGATAKTIHRINTKFKACLSTAMREEIILKNVCSLVELPKAITIKKREVLTLDEQQRFCEAIKDHKLELFFLTALSTGMRLGELIGLKWEYVNFNDNTITVSITLQKTYVYDENLNKRLEEVEQTPKTENGIRVIPLPSSLIPKLKEQRKSQLENKLKYGQSYNISNYVFTDEMGNAIDNKRPNNNLKTILKRLNIEPIKFHGLRKTYATRLFENGVPPKTVQVLLGHADIQTTLNIYTEVMEDEKYKAVDTLNNIFNF; encoded by the coding sequence ATGGCACGCAAGAACGGAAACGGTCAAGGTTGTATATACAAGAAAAAAGTAGATTCCAATGGAAAATGTACCCTATGGGGAGCTAACATTATGATTGGATACAATGAAAACGGAAAGAAAAAAGTAAAAACCTTCTATGGAAAAACTCAAAAGGAAGTATCTGAAAAACTTGACAAATATAAGCGTGATTTATTGTTAAACTCTTCTAGTATTGATTACGATGATATAACAGTACAAGACTATTATTATACCTGGTTAATGGATAGGAAAAGCACATACAAGCCTAATTCATTCAAGGACTATGAAGGCATATACAGACTCTATATTAATAATACTCCACTAGGTAATATAAAGCTTAAGAAACTATCACAATTGTACTTAAAAAGGCATTATAAAGATCTTATGAATAATGGTGCTACGGCCAAAACTATACATAGAATAAATACCAAATTTAAAGCTTGTTTGAGTACTGCTATGAGAGAGGAAATAATACTTAAAAACGTATGTTCATTAGTAGAATTGCCAAAGGCTATTACTATCAAGAAAAGAGAAGTATTAACACTTGATGAACAACAAAGATTTTGCGAGGCTATTAAAGACCATAAGCTTGAATTATTCTTCTTAACAGCACTTAGCACAGGTATGAGATTAGGCGAATTGATAGGGCTTAAATGGGAATATGTTAATTTCAATGATAATACGATAACTGTTAGTATCACATTACAAAAAACATATGTGTATGATGAAAACTTAAATAAAAGACTTGAAGAGGTTGAACAAACACCTAAAACAGAAAATGGTATAAGGGTTATACCTCTTCCCTCTTCGCTTATTCCAAAGCTTAAGGAACAAAGAAAAAGTCAATTAGAGAACAAGCTTAAGTATGGCCAATCGTACAACATTAGTAATTATGTGTTCACTGATGAAATGGGCAATGCAATAGACAATAAACGCCCTAATAACAATTTAAAGACCATTTTGAAGAGGTTGAATATAGAGCCTATAAAATTCCATGGCTTAAGAAAAACATATGCTACAAGGCTATTTGAAAATGGGGTACCACCTAAGACCGTACAAGTATTATTAGGTCATGCAGATATTCAGACAACATTAAACATCTATACGGAAGTAATGGAAGATGAAAAATATAAGGCTGTAGACACACTTAACAATATATTTAATTTTTAA
- a CDS encoding polyphosphate kinase 2 family protein gives MKIEKYKVSDGKDFSLDDFATNDKGGYKNKDEALSDMNKNIEKIESEQDKLYAQNQKSVLLIIQAMDAAGKDGLIKHVMTGLNPQGTQVFSFKQPSAEELDHDFLWRYNKSLPERGRIGIFNRSYYEDVLVVKVHNLIEVNQYPYNKVNDKFWYNRYEHIKNYEKYLYDNGIIPVKIFLNVSKDEQKERFMSRLNDSSKNWKFSIADVKERAYWNEYQKAYQDAISATASEIAPWYIIPADKKWFARLLVSEIFLHILKGMNLEYPQISKEESARLADAKKALEEEK, from the coding sequence ATGAAAATCGAAAAATACAAGGTAAGCGATGGCAAAGATTTTTCTCTTGATGATTTTGCTACAAATGATAAAGGTGGTTATAAAAACAAAGATGAAGCTCTAAGTGATATGAATAAGAATATTGAAAAGATTGAATCTGAACAGGACAAGTTATATGCTCAAAATCAAAAATCTGTGCTTCTTATTATTCAAGCTATGGATGCTGCTGGTAAGGACGGATTGATAAAACATGTCATGACTGGTCTCAATCCACAAGGTACCCAAGTTTTCAGTTTCAAACAACCTTCAGCTGAAGAGTTAGATCATGATTTTCTTTGGCGTTATAACAAGTCTCTACCAGAAAGAGGCCGTATTGGTATTTTTAATCGTTCATATTATGAAGATGTATTGGTAGTCAAGGTTCATAATCTGATTGAGGTGAACCAATATCCATACAACAAGGTTAATGATAAGTTTTGGTACAACCGTTATGAACATATTAAAAATTATGAAAAATATCTTTATGACAATGGAATTATACCAGTAAAAATTTTTTTAAATGTGTCTAAGGATGAACAAAAAGAGCGTTTTATGAGTAGGCTAAACGATTCTAGCAAAAATTGGAAATTTTCTATAGCAGATGTTAAAGAAAGAGCTTATTGGAATGAGTACCAAAAGGCTTATCAAGATGCAATAAGTGCTACAGCAAGTGAAATTGCACCTTGGTATATAATACCAGCTGACAAAAAATGGTTTGCCCGTTTACTTGTATCTGAAATTTTCCTTCACATACTAAAAGGTATGAATTTAGAATATCCTCAGATTAGCAAAGAAGAGAGTGCTAGATTGGCAGATGCAAAAAAAGCATTAGAAGAAGAAAAATAA
- a CDS encoding DUF3644 domain-containing protein, with the protein MTNDEILKKMIEKSIEAFILGLEVYNKPTIKYRIEGFSFFIVNAWELMLKAELLNRNQSIYYKDDHERTLSVSNTIEKIYSDKNTRIRLNLEKIIDLRNISTHYITEDYEIKYAPLFQACVLNYVNEIKRFHNVDIENYISQNFLTVSANYEPLTNEQIRLKYTPEIAEKLIQKGNEIDVLSEEYNSDKFTINIKQNLYITKKKSDSDFVVSISDGSDNKVSIVKQYKDPSNTHKYTYSNVVEVISDRLNKKNIKIDYNKGFNSHVLGLFIDFYNIKQNQEYCYVHIIGKTSHYTYSDKFVEFVFSEIKKTPNNFYGSLKKAQKKITPGT; encoded by the coding sequence ATGACTAATGACGAAATATTAAAAAAGATGATTGAAAAAAGTATTGAAGCATTTATTTTAGGCTTAGAAGTGTACAACAAACCAACTATAAAATATAGAATTGAGGGCTTTTCTTTCTTTATCGTGAATGCATGGGAATTAATGTTAAAAGCTGAATTACTTAATAGAAATCAAAGTATCTACTATAAGGACGATCACGAAAGAACTTTAAGCGTAAGTAACACGATTGAAAAAATTTACTCCGACAAAAATACAAGAATACGATTGAACCTGGAAAAAATAATTGACTTAAGGAATATAAGTACACATTATATCACAGAAGATTACGAAATAAAATATGCTCCCCTATTTCAGGCATGTGTACTAAATTATGTGAACGAAATAAAGCGATTCCATAATGTAGACATTGAAAACTATATTTCTCAAAATTTTTTAACGGTATCGGCCAATTATGAACCACTTACTAATGAACAAATACGCTTAAAATATACGCCTGAAATTGCAGAAAAATTAATTCAAAAGGGTAATGAAATTGATGTTCTTAGTGAAGAATACAATTCTGATAAATTTACGATCAATATTAAACAGAACTTATACATAACGAAAAAGAAATCCGATTCAGATTTTGTTGTTAGTATTTCAGATGGGTCCGACAATAAAGTTTCTATAGTAAAACAGTACAAAGACCCTTCTAACACTCATAAATACACCTATTCTAATGTTGTTGAAGTCATTTCGGATAGATTAAATAAGAAAAACATCAAAATTGATTATAACAAGGGCTTTAACTCACATGTTTTAGGATTATTTATTGATTTTTATAATATAAAACAAAATCAAGAGTATTGTTATGTACATATAATTGGAAAGACATCCCATTATACATATTCTGATAAATTTGTTGAGTTCGTATTTTCAGAAATTAAAAAAACTCCAAATAACTTTTATGGGAGCCTTAAAAAAGCACAAAAAAAGATAACCCCAGGCACATAG
- a CDS encoding helix-turn-helix domain-containing protein, which produces MTSVLNLEEMKATKKILEEVIEKQEQEEFEQKGYRIVEQPTRQDLQLMTAKEVAKEYGIGENRIRELIRAGRDVSLGFPVIRMGRRALIPKGLFEEWLINACKEGLRL; this is translated from the coding sequence ATGACAAGTGTGTTAAATCTAGAAGAAATGAAGGCAACAAAAAAGATACTGGAAGAGGTTATAGAAAAGCAAGAGCAAGAAGAATTTGAACAAAAGGGATATAGGATTGTAGAACAACCAACAAGACAAGATTTACAGCTTATGACAGCCAAAGAGGTAGCAAAGGAATACGGCATAGGTGAAAATCGAATTAGAGAGCTCATAAGAGCCGGTAGAGATGTTAGCCTTGGATTTCCAGTAATAAGAATGGGGCGTAGGGCGTTAATACCTAAAGGACTGTTTGAAGAGTGGTTAATTAATGCTTGTAAAGAAGGTTTAAGATTATAA
- a CDS encoding helix-turn-helix domain-containing protein produces MIRCNLSVILAKRKMSLTNLSKKINISRTALSQLSNNTTKGIQYDTLNRICTYLNIDPGELIAFHPVEIKCLRCSINYNALDFDKLYRNDQVDGHLEFEIVKNGIMSICKTDIICYISFIDDVLSIKSAIFLDNLEELKSTISDLPDVFFYDLEQDVKSTIEKSFDGIPSKYEFDIDLEWVENDKYS; encoded by the coding sequence ATGATTAGATGTAATCTATCAGTAATATTAGCAAAAAGAAAAATGTCTTTAACTAATTTATCGAAAAAAATAAATATTTCTAGAACAGCTCTTTCTCAGCTATCAAATAACACAACGAAAGGAATTCAGTATGATACATTAAATAGAATATGTACATATTTAAATATAGATCCTGGTGAATTAATAGCATTTCACCCAGTTGAAATAAAATGTCTACGCTGTTCAATAAATTACAATGCTTTAGATTTCGATAAACTATATAGAAATGATCAAGTTGATGGTCATTTAGAATTTGAGATAGTAAAAAATGGAATTATGAGTATATGTAAAACTGACATCATTTGTTACATAAGTTTTATTGATGATGTATTATCAATAAAGAGCGCAATTTTTTTAGATAATTTAGAAGAATTAAAATCTACAATATCTGACCTTCCAGATGTATTTTTCTATGACCTAGAACAGGATGTTAAATCTACAATAGAAAAATCTTTTGATGGTATTCCAAGTAAATACGAATTTGATATTGATTTAGAGTGGGTTGAAAATGATAAATATTCTTAA
- a CDS encoding tyrosine-type recombinase/integrase, translated as MTVKETLQKTYVFDDNMKPHLTTVQQDPKTENGVRTIPLSSSLEKHLKQLKITQSENKLKLGKSYIKSDYVFTDDIGKTIDNKRPNTTLKTILKRLDIEPIKFHGLRKTYATRLFENGVPPKTVQVLLGHADIQITMNIYTEVMEDEKYKDIDKLDTIFNF; from the coding sequence ATAACAGTTAAAGAAACACTACAGAAAACATATGTATTTGACGATAATATGAAACCTCATTTAACAACTGTACAACAAGATCCAAAGACTGAAAATGGTGTAAGGACTATCCCACTATCTTCATCATTAGAAAAGCATTTAAAACAACTTAAAATAACCCAATCAGAAAATAAATTAAAGCTTGGGAAATCATATATTAAAAGTGATTATGTTTTTACTGATGATATAGGCAAGACCATTGATAATAAACGTCCTAATACCACTTTAAAGACTATTTTGAAGAGGTTAGACATAGAGCCGATAAAATTCCATGGACTAAGAAAAACATATGCTACAAGGCTATTTGAAAATGGTGTACCACCTAAGACAGTACAAGTATTATTAGGCCATGCGGATATTCAAATAACTATGAATATTTATACCGAAGTCATGGAAGATGAAAAATATAAAGATATTGATAAACTAGATACTATTTTTAATTTTTAG
- a CDS encoding phBC6A51 family helix-turn-helix protein: MTKDDIYGLTKAETRLLEVLVNPESVGKSVKYICEQAKISRNTYYKVMKKEKFKHIVKDSVLESMRGNVASILNATYINALSPKGHQDRKLLLSMLGIYSEKQDVNAINNTVTVIHDDILSIEDVMKVMTTEQLKVLAGYDEDDDI; encoded by the coding sequence GTGACAAAAGATGACATATACGGCTTAACAAAGGCAGAAACAAGATTATTAGAAGTATTGGTAAATCCTGAAAGCGTAGGTAAATCAGTAAAGTATATATGTGAACAAGCTAAGATAAGCAGAAATACATATTATAAGGTGATGAAAAAAGAAAAGTTTAAACATATTGTTAAAGATTCAGTATTAGAGTCTATGAGGGGAAATGTGGCCAGTATTTTAAATGCTACATATATAAATGCCCTATCACCCAAGGGACACCAAGACAGAAAGCTTTTATTAAGCATGTTAGGTATATATTCAGAGAAACAAGATGTTAATGCTATTAATAATACTGTGACTGTAATACATGATGATATTTTGAGTATAGAGGATGTTATGAAGGTAATGACTACAGAACAGTTAAAGGTATTAGCAGGATATGATGAAGATGATGATATTTAG
- a CDS encoding ECF transporter S component, which yields MIVHEKKDIRWTVSVSLIAAIIILLANTPLGMIQLPIIKATTVHIPVIIGAILLGPLAGAILGFTFGFCSLVSNTLSPTLLSFAFSPFLSTSGFSGVFRALWISIGCRVFIGIICGWLWIAFKKVNINKYISLATTAFIGSMVNTIFVMGSIYILFAGQYAQAKQVALSSVFDLIMATVAVSGIPEAIAAIIIVIPITKALFKVYK from the coding sequence ATGATTGTTCATGAAAAGAAAGATATACGCTGGACTGTGAGTGTTTCACTTATAGCAGCTATAATCATACTTTTGGCAAATACACCTTTAGGTATGATTCAACTGCCAATTATTAAGGCAACAACTGTACATATACCAGTAATTATTGGGGCTATACTATTAGGTCCTCTAGCAGGAGCTATCCTAGGATTTACATTTGGATTTTGCTCTTTAGTAAGCAACACCCTATCACCAACTTTATTATCTTTTGCTTTTTCACCATTTTTAAGTACCAGTGGTTTTAGTGGAGTTTTTAGAGCACTTTGGATTTCAATTGGATGTAGGGTGTTTATAGGTATAATTTGCGGATGGCTATGGATTGCTTTTAAAAAAGTAAATATAAATAAATATATATCACTTGCAACTACAGCCTTTATAGGGTCTATGGTAAATACAATTTTTGTAATGGGTAGTATATATATCTTATTTGCTGGTCAGTATGCACAGGCAAAACAAGTAGCTTTATCTTCAGTGTTTGATCTAATAATGGCAACGGTTGCAGTTTCTGGTATTCCAGAAGCAATTGCAGCAATTATTATAGTTATACCTATAACAAAAGCACTTTTTAAAGTTTATAAATAG
- a CDS encoding VapE domain-containing protein has product MNLDEIVNNIPDELKIHNIWCVRDKDKRPYKTNLVNGKLVGAKPTDSNTWGSLNEALALVGNTYSNWQGNNTKINGLGVFVSTSFVAIDLDHVINDKGELLPEAREIIESIDSYAEISPSGTGIHIITKSNKPLLKDGSKGIKLDNLTGWIQTDEKGPEIEIYQAKRYLTITGNVFGGQYELKESTKAIHDLYDKYFGHRDITKSDTVYTDFVSYEDGDTEIESMADKVILEIALNYRPKDDPMKFNRLFNDGDIEGYLSGSEADMGLIGIITEFTKDTRVIDCIYKKSNFYLSGERTAKWDRPDYKRDTILKALNSKDKEKSRLKVNENGTILHIIENVKAILDSMGYVMGYDVVKGEMTTTNMIYEKGLDHLMTHIYSYCREIGFNINDKILGLYVLNIALDNKFNPFKDYLEKCESVRYKGEIDKLIKTLEYDIPFSEVHDYKKIEELYNTMIKKWLISVVAINYNDNLMDDSSKAVEGTLVLKGEQGIGKTTWLRNLVPKGFFKEGGTLTDSKDNKMETYKYIIVELGELETTTRKQASGFLKNELTRTSIEYRPPYGKSVIKFARHTIFCGSVNEDSFLKDSTGNRRFWVVPVKDINLNNDVDIDKLWSEVVGLYKAGNKWFLTKEERELLDELNNEYIGLSPIGMEIRNTFDFNKPKDSWRYVEPSTVYEIIRGGLGGNYISDNVISDQLKILGCKRTDKRWVPSLKKQQRLWLVPPLKNNLWSMNSPSKPKIWKLEEGKMVECDDWGK; this is encoded by the coding sequence TTGAACTTAGATGAGATAGTAAACAACATACCGGATGAACTAAAAATTCATAATATATGGTGTGTTAGAGATAAAGATAAAAGACCTTATAAGACCAACTTAGTAAATGGAAAATTAGTAGGTGCTAAACCAACGGATAGTAATACCTGGGGTTCATTAAATGAAGCTTTAGCGCTTGTTGGAAATACATATAGTAATTGGCAAGGTAATAACACAAAGATAAATGGATTAGGAGTGTTTGTTAGTACCTCATTTGTGGCTATTGATTTAGATCATGTAATAAATGATAAGGGTGAGCTACTTCCTGAAGCCAGAGAAATTATAGAAAGTATTGATAGCTATGCGGAAATATCTCCTAGTGGTACAGGAATACATATTATAACTAAGTCTAATAAACCTCTTCTTAAAGATGGGAGTAAGGGGATTAAATTAGATAATCTAACAGGGTGGATACAAACAGATGAAAAAGGTCCAGAAATAGAGATATATCAAGCTAAAAGATATTTAACTATAACTGGCAATGTGTTTGGTGGCCAATATGAGTTAAAGGAGAGTACAAAAGCTATTCATGATTTATATGATAAATACTTTGGTCATAGAGATATAACAAAATCTGATACCGTATATACCGATTTTGTATCATATGAAGATGGAGACACCGAAATAGAATCAATGGCCGATAAGGTAATATTAGAAATTGCTCTTAACTATAGGCCCAAAGATGATCCAATGAAATTTAATAGGCTATTCAATGATGGAGATATAGAGGGTTATTTATCTGGTAGCGAAGCAGATATGGGCTTAATAGGTATAATTACAGAATTTACCAAAGATACTAGAGTTATTGACTGTATATATAAAAAATCTAATTTCTATCTATCTGGAGAAAGAACAGCTAAATGGGATAGACCAGATTATAAAAGAGACACGATTTTAAAGGCTCTTAATAGTAAGGATAAGGAAAAATCTAGATTAAAGGTTAATGAAAATGGAACAATATTACATATTATTGAAAATGTGAAAGCTATTTTAGATAGTATGGGATACGTAATGGGTTATGATGTGGTCAAAGGTGAGATGACAACTACTAATATGATTTATGAAAAAGGCTTAGATCATTTAATGACACATATATATTCATATTGCCGGGAGATTGGTTTTAATATAAATGATAAGATATTGGGACTATATGTTTTAAATATAGCTTTAGATAATAAGTTTAACCCTTTTAAAGATTATCTAGAAAAGTGTGAGAGTGTGAGATATAAAGGAGAGATAGATAAACTTATAAAAACATTAGAATATGATATTCCTTTTAGTGAAGTACATGATTATAAAAAAATAGAAGAGTTATATAACACAATGATTAAAAAATGGCTCATAAGTGTGGTAGCTATTAATTACAATGATAATCTAATGGATGATAGTAGTAAGGCTGTAGAGGGGACTCTAGTACTTAAAGGAGAACAAGGTATAGGTAAGACTACATGGCTAAGAAATTTAGTTCCTAAAGGGTTCTTTAAAGAGGGGGGAACTCTTACAGATAGTAAGGATAATAAGATGGAAACCTATAAATATATAATTGTGGAGCTTGGAGAGTTAGAAACAACCACAAGAAAACAAGCTTCTGGATTTCTAAAGAATGAATTAACAAGAACATCAATAGAGTATAGGCCACCCTATGGGAAATCTGTTATCAAATTTGCTAGACATACAATTTTCTGCGGGTCAGTTAATGAGGATAGTTTCTTAAAGGATAGTACCGGCAATCGTAGGTTTTGGGTTGTACCAGTAAAGGACATTAATTTAAATAATGATGTTGATATAGATAAACTATGGAGTGAGGTCGTAGGATTATATAAAGCAGGCAATAAGTGGTTTTTAACTAAAGAGGAAAGAGAGTTACTAGATGAATTAAATAATGAGTATATTGGACTATCTCCAATAGGTATGGAAATTAGAAATACATTTGATTTTAATAAGCCAAAGGATAGTTGGAGATACGTAGAGCCTAGTACCGTATATGAAATAATTAGAGGTGGTTTAGGTGGTAATTATATATCTGATAATGTGATAAGTGATCAACTCAAGATACTTGGGTGTAAAAGAACAGATAAACGTTGGGTGCCAAGTTTGAAGAAACAACAAAGGTTATGGTTAGTACCACCATTAAAGAATAATTTGTGGAGTATGAATAGCCCTAGTAAACCAAAAATATGGAAACTAGAAGAGGGCAAAATGGTTGAATGTGACGATTGGGGTAAATAA